The segment CGACGGGCGGCCGCGCGGACCCGGCATGCCCACCCACGTCGCGTCGTAGTCACCCGCGAAGAAGGGCGCGAAGCGGGTCACACGCGCGCCGATTGCCCAGCCCGGTCCCGCGCGCACGCGCAGGCGCACGATGTCGGTCAGGTCGAACAGGCGGTTGGGCAGATACAACAGCACCTTCTTGACCACGCTCACCGGCGTGGCGGGCGGACCCTTGGGCGGCGGCTCGTCGAGCGGGATCTTGCCCGCGTGCGCGGCGCGCGGGCCGAACGCGAGTGACAGCGCGAGCGCCGCGAGCGCGGCCCGCCGGCCGAAAAGGCCGAGACTCATTGGTCTCTCTACCCCCGTGCGCATGAGTACCGGCTGGCGAGCGGAGGCGCCAGCCGGCGGGCTAGGATCGCTCTCATGAAGTTCGAGGGCGTCTTGTTCGACCTGGGCGGCGTGGTGCTGGGCTCGCCCCTGCACGCGATCGCGCGCTACGAGCGCGCGCGCGGGCTGCCGGCGGGGTTCATCAACCGGGTCGTGATGTCGACCGGCCCTTCGGGAGCGTGGTCGCGGCTGGAGCGCGGCGAGCTGCGGGTGGAGGCCTTCGTGCCCGCGTTCGAGGCCGACTGTCTCGCCGCGGGCGAGCGGGTGGAGATCGCGCCCATGATGGAGGCGATCGGCGTCGAGTCACAGCCGCGCCCCGCCATGCTCGGCGCGATCCGCAGGCTGCGCGCGCGCGGTCTGCGCGTGGGCGCACTCACCAACAACTGGGCGAGCGACGCGCCCGACCAGAGCAAGGAGCGCCGCGACCTCGAGCTGCGCGCGCTGTTCGACGCCTTCGTGGAGTCGGCGGTGGTGGGGCTGCGCAAGCCCGATCCGCGCATCTACCAGCTCGCGTGCCGCGCGCTCGGCGTCACGCCCGACCGGGCGGTGTTCCTGGACGACATCGGCGCCAACCTGAAGGCGGCGCGCGCGCTCGGCATGCACACGATCAAGGTCGAGTCACCGGAGCAGGCGCTGCCGGAGCTCGCGGCCGCGGTCGGCTTCTCGCTCGGCTAGCGCTCTTCCAGCGCCAGGAACTCCGCGCGCACGCGCGCGGCTTCGGGGTGCGCGCCGATGCGGTCCAGCAGCACGGCCTTCTGCTGCGCGGCGGCCAGCGGAGGCTGCTCGATCGTGGCCCACTTCACGATGCCTTCCCACAGCGTGTCGACGATCTCGCGCCCGGAGCGCGTGCCGCCGCCCGCGGTCTTGAAGTGCAGCCGGCGCAGCTCGCCCAGATACAGGCGCAGCGAGTGCACGTGGATCTCCTCGTCGGCGCGGATCCGGTTCACGATCTCGGCCGCGTGGTCGGCCTCGGGCCGGCGGGCGGGGAAGAGCTCGGGGTCGCGCAGGAGTCTCTCGGTCGACGAGAAGCCGCGCTCCGCCCGGAACTCGATCATGAGCAGGTTCAGCAGGAAGTAGACGAGTCTCTCGTACTGGATCGGAATGTCGGGGAACACGGGCACGTTGGCGTCGGGGCGCGCGATGTTCTCGGGCACCACGGGCTGCGGGAAGTCGGTCTTGCCGAAGGCGAGGTCGCGCAGCGCGAACCACATGACGTCGTGGCCGCCGATGCCGCGCTCGGGCTCGCCGCCCTCGTCGAGGCCGTGCGCGCGCAGGAGGCCGCGGTTCAGGTGGCCGACCGCGAGCTCCGCGACGTCCTCGGTCACCGCGTTCTGCAACTCGGGGAACACCATGTCGGCGAGCACGCGGCCGCGCGCCTCGATCATGCCGATGATGGTGAGTGAGTTCCAGAAGGTCTGTCCCAGGCCTTCGCGGATCAGGAGCTTCTGCTGCGCATCGGACGGGTAGCGCACGCCGGAGAGCAGCGACGAGTCCGCAGGCAAGAGGTCGCCGCCGCGCGCGCGCAGGGCCTCGGTCCAGGCGTCGAGCGCCGGCTTGCGCACGAGGATGCGCGGCGGAAGGTAGCTCCCGGCCGCGTCGAATCCGCC is part of the Myxococcota bacterium genome and harbors:
- a CDS encoding HAD family phosphatase codes for the protein MKFEGVLFDLGGVVLGSPLHAIARYERARGLPAGFINRVVMSTGPSGAWSRLERGELRVEAFVPAFEADCLAAGERVEIAPMMEAIGVESQPRPAMLGAIRRLRARGLRVGALTNNWASDAPDQSKERRDLELRALFDAFVESAVVGLRKPDPRIYQLACRALGVTPDRAVFLDDIGANLKAARALGMHTIKVESPEQALPELAAAVGFSLG